One genomic window of Nocardioides daphniae includes the following:
- the ligD gene encoding non-homologous end-joining DNA ligase gives MGSSPFVEIEVEDRVVKVTNPERVYFPEIGATKLDLLEYYLSVGDGIVNALFERPCMLHRFPKGLAGEKVHQKRIPKGAPDWVETVELYFPRYGRTADELCVTSLASVAWAVQMSTVEFHPWNSRRADTEKPDEWRIDLDPGPECDWARVQRVAGVVHEVLDELGAVGFPKTSGGSGLHVYVRIPPDHGFADVRRAAHAFAREVERRAPDDVTTAWWRKDRDPAQLFVDYNQNTRDHTIASAYSVRGVPNAQVSAPVAWDEVDDCEPADFTIATVPARYARLGDLHAEIDDHPFDIGPLLEWAQRDEAQSDDEQGDEEQGDEEQGDGPADEDAAPGA, from the coding sequence ATGGGGAGCTCACCGTTCGTCGAGATCGAGGTCGAGGACCGCGTCGTCAAGGTGACCAACCCCGAACGGGTCTACTTCCCGGAGATCGGGGCCACCAAGCTCGACCTGCTGGAGTACTACCTCAGCGTCGGCGACGGCATCGTCAACGCGCTCTTCGAGCGCCCGTGCATGCTGCACCGCTTCCCGAAGGGGCTGGCGGGGGAGAAGGTGCACCAGAAGCGGATCCCGAAGGGCGCCCCCGACTGGGTGGAGACCGTCGAGCTCTACTTCCCGCGCTACGGCCGCACCGCCGACGAGCTCTGCGTGACCTCGCTGGCCAGCGTCGCCTGGGCGGTGCAGATGTCGACCGTCGAGTTCCACCCGTGGAACAGCCGACGCGCCGACACCGAGAAGCCCGACGAGTGGCGGATCGACCTCGACCCCGGTCCCGAGTGTGACTGGGCGCGGGTGCAGCGTGTCGCCGGGGTGGTCCACGAGGTGCTCGACGAGCTCGGCGCCGTGGGCTTCCCCAAGACCAGCGGTGGCAGCGGGCTGCACGTCTACGTGCGGATCCCGCCCGACCACGGCTTCGCCGACGTACGCCGTGCGGCCCACGCCTTCGCCCGCGAGGTCGAGCGCCGCGCCCCCGACGACGTGACGACCGCCTGGTGGCGCAAGGACCGCGACCCCGCGCAGCTCTTCGTCGACTACAACCAGAACACCCGCGACCACACGATCGCCTCGGCCTACTCCGTACGCGGCGTGCCCAACGCCCAGGTCAGCGCCCCGGTCGCGTGGGACGAGGTCGACGACTGCGAGCCAGCCGACTTCACGATCGCCACGGTGCCCGCGCGCTACGCCCGACTCGGCGACCTGCACGCCGAGATCGACGACCATCCCTTCGACATCGGCCCGCTGCTGGAGTGGGCGCAGCGGGACGAGGCGCAGTCGGACGACGAGCAGGGGGACGAGGAGCAGGGGGACGAGGAGCAGGGGGACGGACCGGCGGACGAGGACGCCGCTCCCGGCGCCTAG
- the ribD gene encoding bifunctional diaminohydroxyphosphoribosylaminopyrimidine deaminase/5-amino-6-(5-phosphoribosylamino)uracil reductase RibD translates to MTDSTAERAAMQRALALAATAGVPLGPNPRVGCVLLTPGDVVAEGFHRGAGTPHAEADALARAGTAARGTTAVVTLEPCNHTGRTGPCAQALLAAGVARVVFAQADPTPVAAGGADTLRAAGVDVKGGLLAEESAHLNRAWTFGVAHDRPLVTWKFATTLDGRSAAADGTSRWVSGPASRLDTHRLRGECDTMLVGTSTAVIDDPQLTVRGADDQPLAHQPLRAVMGLRDLPADLRVLDDSAPSLRLLTRDPAAALAELFALGRRHVFLEGGPRLAAAFLRAGLVDEVVTYVAPMLLGAGRSSVADLGITTIAGALHLEPTDVTVLGSGAETNVRLTMTPRYDAVVTAHPGDAARVALREDH, encoded by the coding sequence ATGACGGACAGCACCGCCGAGCGGGCAGCCATGCAGCGCGCCCTCGCGCTGGCTGCCACCGCTGGCGTGCCACTGGGCCCGAACCCGCGCGTCGGCTGCGTCCTGCTCACCCCCGGCGACGTGGTCGCCGAGGGCTTCCACCGGGGAGCCGGTACGCCGCACGCCGAGGCCGACGCCCTGGCCCGCGCCGGCACCGCCGCCCGCGGCACGACCGCCGTGGTCACTCTCGAGCCGTGCAACCACACCGGGCGGACCGGTCCCTGCGCCCAGGCGCTGCTCGCCGCCGGCGTGGCCCGCGTCGTCTTCGCCCAGGCAGACCCCACCCCGGTCGCGGCCGGGGGAGCCGACACCCTGCGCGCCGCCGGCGTCGACGTGAAGGGCGGCCTGCTGGCCGAGGAGTCCGCCCACCTCAACCGGGCCTGGACCTTCGGCGTGGCCCACGACCGCCCGCTCGTCACCTGGAAGTTCGCGACCACGCTCGACGGCCGTAGCGCCGCCGCCGACGGCACCAGCCGGTGGGTCAGCGGTCCCGCCTCGCGCCTCGACACCCACCGCCTGCGCGGCGAGTGCGACACGATGCTGGTCGGCACGAGCACCGCCGTGATCGACGACCCGCAGCTCACCGTCCGCGGCGCCGACGACCAGCCGCTCGCACACCAGCCGCTGCGCGCCGTGATGGGCCTGCGTGACCTGCCGGCCGACCTGCGCGTGCTCGACGACAGCGCACCGTCGCTGCGGCTGCTCACCCGCGACCCCGCCGCCGCGCTGGCCGAGCTCTTCGCCCTCGGGCGGCGCCACGTCTTCCTGGAGGGCGGACCGCGCCTGGCCGCCGCCTTCCTGCGCGCCGGCCTCGTCGACGAGGTCGTCACCTACGTCGCCCCGATGCTCCTGGGGGCGGGCCGCTCGTCGGTCGCCGACCTCGGCATCACCACCATCGCCGGCGCCCTCCACCTGGAGCCCACCGACGTCACCGTGCTCGGCAGCGGCGCCGAGACCAACGTACGCCTGACCATGACCCCGCGGTACGACGCCGTCGTCACCGCGCACCCCGGAGACGCCGCGCGCGTCGCCCTGCGAGAGGACCACTGA
- a CDS encoding nicotinamide mononucleotide transporter family protein, which translates to MSILQWLFDGTIPVGNSFLSVPEVLGNVFGLASAILGMKRWMLAWPIGLVGNVLLFFVFTTGSIAEIGDQPLWGQAGRQIFFAAVSLYGWWRWSQEKRNGAGAGAAAITPRWATWSERGVLVGAGLVVWLATWAVFTQIGSWNPPTEAWIVAGSMLATWGMARGWVEFWLVWIAVDVVGVWSLATSHYPAHATIGMYLFYAFFVVLGFFTWWRAASEDDGEPPLVHDWGTGEAAETGQVTA; encoded by the coding sequence ATGAGCATCCTGCAGTGGCTCTTCGACGGGACCATCCCCGTCGGGAACAGCTTCCTGAGCGTGCCGGAGGTGCTGGGCAACGTCTTCGGGCTCGCCAGCGCCATCCTCGGCATGAAGCGCTGGATGCTCGCCTGGCCGATCGGCCTGGTCGGCAACGTCCTGCTCTTCTTCGTCTTCACCACCGGCTCGATCGCCGAGATCGGCGACCAGCCGCTGTGGGGCCAGGCCGGCCGGCAGATCTTCTTCGCCGCCGTCAGCCTCTACGGCTGGTGGCGCTGGAGCCAGGAGAAGCGCAACGGTGCGGGGGCGGGTGCCGCGGCGATCACGCCGCGCTGGGCCACCTGGTCCGAGCGCGGGGTCCTGGTCGGGGCCGGCCTGGTCGTCTGGCTCGCCACCTGGGCCGTCTTCACCCAGATCGGTTCCTGGAACCCGCCCACCGAGGCATGGATCGTCGCCGGCTCCATGCTCGCGACCTGGGGCATGGCGCGTGGCTGGGTCGAGTTCTGGCTGGTGTGGATCGCGGTCGACGTGGTCGGCGTCTGGAGCCTCGCCACCTCCCACTACCCGGCGCACGCCACGATCGGCATGTACCTCTTCTACGCCTTTTTCGTGGTGCTCGGCTTCTTCACCTGGTGGCGTGCCGCGAGCGAGGACGACGGTGAGCCGCCACTGGTGCACGACTGGGGCACCGGTGAGGCTGCGGAGACCGGGCAGGTGACGGCATGA
- a CDS encoding bifunctional 3,4-dihydroxy-2-butanone-4-phosphate synthase/GTP cyclohydrolase II, with protein MSTLRLDPVEQAIADIAAGKAVVVVDDEDRENEGDIIFAAEKATTELMAFTIRHSSGVICVPMPAAELAHLDIGLMTPHNQDPLRTAYTVSVDARDGVSTGISAADRARTARLLADPETQPFELTRPGHVFPLRYREGGVLVRRGHTEAAVDLARLAGLAPVGVLVEIVNDDGTMKRAPELREFADEHGLSMISIEDLVRFRRRHEINVERAAVTALPTPYGTFTAYGYRNPVEDSEHVALVLGDVGTDEPVLARVHSECLTGDVFGSYRCDCGPQLEEALERIAAEGRGVVVYLRGHEGRGIGLVSKLQAYALQDEGHDTVDANLELGLPADARNYGAATQVLRDLGVQSVRLLTNNPVKSQHLGDFGVPVVETVALTILPTEHNVRYLRTKRDRMGHTIDNLEDEQ; from the coding sequence ATGAGCACGCTGCGGCTTGACCCCGTGGAGCAGGCGATCGCCGACATCGCCGCCGGCAAGGCCGTCGTGGTCGTCGACGACGAGGACCGCGAGAACGAGGGCGACATCATCTTCGCCGCCGAGAAGGCGACCACCGAGCTGATGGCCTTCACCATCCGGCACTCCAGCGGCGTGATCTGCGTGCCGATGCCGGCCGCCGAGCTCGCCCACCTCGACATCGGGCTGATGACCCCGCACAACCAGGACCCCCTCAGGACGGCCTACACGGTGTCGGTCGACGCCCGCGACGGCGTCTCCACCGGCATCTCGGCGGCCGACCGGGCCCGCACCGCGCGGCTGCTCGCCGACCCCGAGACGCAGCCCTTCGAGCTCACCCGCCCGGGCCACGTCTTCCCGCTGCGCTACCGCGAGGGCGGGGTGCTCGTACGCCGTGGGCACACCGAGGCGGCCGTCGACCTGGCCCGGCTCGCCGGTCTGGCCCCGGTCGGCGTCCTGGTCGAGATCGTCAACGACGACGGCACCATGAAGCGGGCCCCCGAGCTGCGGGAGTTCGCCGACGAGCACGGCCTGTCGATGATTTCCATCGAGGACTTGGTGCGCTTCCGTCGCCGCCACGAGATCAACGTCGAGCGGGCCGCCGTCACGGCGCTCCCCACCCCCTACGGGACCTTCACGGCCTACGGCTACCGCAACCCCGTGGAGGACTCCGAGCACGTGGCGCTGGTGCTCGGCGACGTCGGCACCGACGAACCGGTGCTGGCGCGGGTGCACTCGGAGTGCCTCACCGGTGACGTCTTCGGCTCCTACCGCTGTGACTGCGGACCCCAGCTGGAGGAGGCGCTCGAGCGGATCGCCGCGGAGGGGCGCGGCGTCGTCGTCTACCTGCGCGGCCACGAGGGGCGCGGCATCGGCCTGGTCTCCAAGCTCCAGGCGTACGCGCTCCAGGACGAGGGGCACGACACCGTCGACGCCAACCTCGAGCTGGGGCTGCCCGCCGACGCCCGCAACTACGGCGCCGCCACCCAGGTCCTCCGCGACCTGGGCGTGCAGTCGGTGCGGCTGCTGACCAACAACCCGGTCAAGTCGCAGCACCTCGGTGACTTCGGGGTGCCGGTGGTCGAGACGGTGGCGCTGACCATCCTCCCGACCGAGCACAACGTGCGCTACCTGCGCACCAAGCGTGACCGCATGGGTCACACCATCGACAACCTGGAGGACGAGCAGTGA
- the ribH gene encoding 6,7-dimethyl-8-ribityllumazine synthase, whose protein sequence is MSGAGAPQSKPVDCSDLRVAVVAASWHTEVMDGLLAGARRALEAYGATATELRVPGTFELPVVAQALGAEGYDAVVALGVVIRGGTPHFEYVCSAATDGLTRVALDHRVAIGFGVLTCDTDAQALDRAGLPGSSEDKGWEATSAALETARLLRDIRSDR, encoded by the coding sequence GTGAGTGGAGCAGGAGCACCCCAGAGCAAGCCCGTCGACTGCAGCGACCTCCGGGTCGCGGTGGTGGCCGCGAGCTGGCACACCGAGGTGATGGACGGGCTGCTGGCCGGGGCCCGTCGCGCCCTCGAGGCGTACGGTGCGACGGCCACGGAGCTGCGGGTGCCCGGCACCTTCGAGCTCCCGGTGGTCGCCCAGGCGCTCGGCGCCGAGGGCTACGACGCCGTGGTGGCGCTCGGCGTCGTGATCCGTGGCGGCACCCCGCACTTCGAGTACGTCTGCTCCGCGGCGACCGACGGCCTGACCAGGGTCGCGCTCGACCACCGCGTCGCGATCGGTTTCGGCGTGCTCACCTGCGACACCGACGCCCAGGCCCTCGACCGGGCCGGCCTGCCCGGCTCCTCGGAGGACAAGGGGTGGGAGGCCACCTCGGCCGCACTGGAGACGGCGCGGCTGCTGCGCGACATCCGCTCCGACAGGTGA
- a CDS encoding phosphoribosyl-ATP diphosphatase yields the protein MKTFEGLWDELNEIARTRPEGSGTVRALDAGVHTIGKKLVEEAAESWMAARFEGKDAAAEEISQLLYHAQVLMIASGLTLDDVYAHL from the coding sequence GTGAAGACGTTCGAAGGTCTGTGGGACGAGCTCAACGAGATCGCCCGGACCCGCCCCGAGGGATCCGGCACGGTGCGCGCACTGGACGCCGGCGTCCATACGATCGGCAAGAAGCTGGTCGAGGAGGCTGCGGAGTCCTGGATGGCCGCCCGTTTCGAGGGCAAGGACGCCGCCGCCGAGGAGATCAGCCAGCTGCTCTACCACGCCCAGGTGCTGATGATCGCCAGCGGCCTGACCCTCGACGACGTCTACGCCCACCTCTGA
- the hisG gene encoding ATP phosphoribosyltransferase, with product MTQTPTGTLLRVAVPNKGALSVAASEILKESGYRQRRDSKELALTDAENGVEFFYLRPRDIALYVGSGTLDIGITGRDLLLDSGASAKEIRDLGFGQSRFHFAGPAGRYSSLDDLAGKRIATSYTGVVESFLAERGIEAEVIRLDGAVETSIQLGVADVIADVVETGSTLRAAGLATFGEEILRSSAVMVTRDGAESHPGFEIFRRRVEGVLVARSYVMMDYDIRSEQVQAAVSLTPGIESPTVSPLHREGWVAVRAMVPRAGSQRLMDELFDLGARGILLTEINACRL from the coding sequence ATGACGCAGACCCCGACCGGCACGCTCCTGCGTGTCGCCGTCCCCAACAAGGGCGCCCTCTCCGTGGCGGCCTCCGAGATCCTCAAGGAGTCGGGCTACCGCCAGCGCCGCGACTCCAAGGAGCTCGCGCTCACCGACGCCGAGAACGGCGTCGAGTTCTTCTACCTCCGGCCGCGTGACATCGCGCTGTACGTCGGCTCCGGCACGCTGGACATCGGGATCACCGGCCGCGATCTGCTGCTCGACTCGGGCGCCAGCGCCAAGGAGATCCGGGACCTCGGCTTCGGCCAGTCCCGCTTCCACTTCGCCGGCCCGGCAGGGCGCTACTCCTCGCTCGACGACCTGGCGGGCAAGCGCATCGCCACCTCGTACACCGGCGTGGTGGAGAGCTTCCTCGCCGAGCGCGGCATCGAGGCCGAGGTCATCCGCCTCGACGGTGCCGTCGAGACGAGCATCCAGCTCGGTGTCGCCGACGTGATCGCCGACGTCGTCGAGACCGGCTCCACGCTCCGAGCCGCCGGCCTCGCCACCTTCGGGGAGGAGATCCTCCGCTCGTCGGCCGTCATGGTCACCCGTGACGGCGCCGAGTCGCACCCCGGCTTCGAGATCTTTCGTCGTCGCGTCGAGGGCGTCCTGGTGGCGCGCAGCTACGTGATGATGGACTACGACATCCGCTCCGAGCAGGTCCAGGCGGCCGTGTCGCTGACCCCGGGCATCGAGAGCCCGACGGTCTCCCCGCTGCACCGCGAGGGGTGGGTCGCCGTCCGGGCGATGGTGCCCCGCGCCGGCTCGCAGCGTCTGATGGACGAGCTCTTCGACCTGGGTGCCCGCGGCATCCTGCTGACCGAGATCAATGCCTGCCGACTCTGA
- a CDS encoding PH domain-containing protein, with protein MTVDLPHTWRPLGVRLAVVFFGAVLAVVFLFAWFAFDQEVRDTYTPFQLGTLTFMIIGGAAVGYGVARARIDATAQGLVIVNGFRRYEVPWEQAEVIRLPSGAPWARLRSPTARCTPSPPCRAPTAPGPRGASPRSRA; from the coding sequence GTGACCGTCGACCTCCCGCACACCTGGCGTCCGCTGGGGGTGCGACTGGCCGTCGTCTTCTTCGGCGCCGTCCTCGCCGTCGTCTTCCTCTTCGCCTGGTTCGCCTTCGACCAGGAGGTGCGTGACACCTACACGCCCTTCCAGCTCGGCACACTGACCTTCATGATCATCGGCGGTGCGGCGGTCGGCTACGGCGTCGCACGGGCCCGGATCGATGCCACCGCGCAGGGCCTGGTCATCGTCAACGGCTTCCGCAGGTACGAGGTGCCCTGGGAGCAGGCCGAGGTCATCCGGCTGCCCTCGGGTGCCCCGTGGGCCCGGCTCCGCTCACCGACGGCACGGTGCACTCCGTCACCGCCCTGCAGGGCTCCGACGGCGCCCGGGCCACGCGGGGCGTCGCCGAGATCCAGGGCTTGA
- a CDS encoding DUF1501 domain-containing protein has translation MDPQTTTPGRSCCEEFAQVGLSRRGFLGGALATGVATTFGSTVVQVASAPQADAAPAGARAVMVVLSLRGAADGLSLVVPHGDPVYAQARPRIAVPADRLVAKDAFFGLHPALSPLLPLWNGGRMAAVHAAGLPAPNRSHFSAMEELEAAAPGSSIRSGWLNRLIGVDANPSPLQAMQVGEGTPPAALYGSQPFLSAGNIENVQLAGADQWDTHRGRPRSLRTLWSGQKDALGSAMQAAFTAVDTFQPARTSPKEPHNGATYPGNSLGRALAQVARVVRSGVGTEVVTVDHGDWDMHTDVGNLDWGMMKRNATELAEALAAFFADLGALGDHVTVVCLSEFGRRVAENANWGLPRLRHRDAAAGRRRTRWLPRPLAGPDQQPRQRPAGDHRLPQRPGRGGESPVRHEHGRGLPRLHAEPRRGDGRPVGASQQLSTAPGQRLSTALRPRLGAARSSPGSRRRPAWPGRRRSPAGR, from the coding sequence ATGGACCCCCAGACCACCACTCCCGGGCGCTCGTGCTGCGAGGAGTTCGCCCAGGTCGGCCTGTCGCGTCGCGGCTTCCTCGGCGGCGCCCTGGCCACCGGCGTGGCCACCACGTTCGGCTCGACGGTCGTGCAGGTCGCCAGCGCCCCTCAGGCCGACGCCGCTCCGGCCGGGGCACGTGCCGTGATGGTCGTGCTCTCGCTGCGCGGTGCCGCCGACGGGCTCTCGCTCGTCGTGCCGCACGGCGACCCCGTCTACGCCCAGGCACGACCGCGGATCGCCGTCCCGGCTGACCGGCTCGTCGCCAAGGACGCCTTCTTCGGCCTGCACCCGGCGCTCTCGCCCCTGCTCCCCCTGTGGAACGGCGGCCGGATGGCGGCCGTCCACGCGGCCGGGCTGCCCGCCCCCAACCGCTCGCACTTCTCCGCCATGGAGGAGCTCGAGGCAGCGGCCCCCGGCTCCAGCATCCGCAGCGGGTGGCTCAACCGCCTGATCGGCGTCGACGCCAACCCGTCGCCGCTCCAGGCCATGCAGGTCGGCGAGGGCACGCCGCCCGCCGCGCTCTACGGCTCGCAGCCCTTCCTCAGCGCCGGCAACATCGAGAACGTGCAGCTCGCCGGCGCCGACCAGTGGGACACCCACAGGGGGCGGCCCCGCTCGCTGCGGACGCTGTGGAGCGGCCAGAAGGACGCGCTCGGCTCGGCCATGCAGGCCGCCTTCACCGCCGTCGACACCTTCCAGCCGGCCCGCACCAGCCCCAAGGAGCCGCACAACGGTGCCACCTACCCCGGCAACAGCCTGGGACGTGCGCTCGCGCAGGTCGCACGCGTCGTACGCTCCGGCGTCGGCACGGAGGTCGTCACCGTCGACCACGGGGACTGGGACATGCACACCGACGTGGGCAACCTCGACTGGGGCATGATGAAGCGCAACGCGACCGAGCTGGCCGAGGCGCTGGCCGCCTTCTTCGCCGACCTGGGCGCGCTCGGCGACCACGTCACCGTGGTCTGCCTGAGCGAGTTCGGCCGCCGCGTCGCGGAGAACGCGAACTGGGGCCTCCCACGGCTACGGCACCGTGATGCTGCTGCTGGGCGCCGGCGTACGAGGTGGCTACCACGGCCGTTGGCCGGGCCTGACCAACAGCCACGACAGCGACCTGCTGGTGACCACCGACTACCGCAGCGTCCTGGCCGAGGTGGTGAAAGCCCGGTTCGGCACGAGCACGGCCGCGGTCTTCCCCGGCTTCACGCCGAGCCGCGTCGGGGCGATGGTCGGCCAGTAGGGGCGAGCCAGCAGCTCAGTACAGCTCCGGGCCAGAGGCTCAGTACAGCTCTGCGCCCGAGGCTCGGTGCTGCTCGATCAAGCCCTGGATCTCGGCGACGCCCCGCGTGGCCCGGGCGCCGTCGGAGCCCTGCAGGGCGGTGA
- a CDS encoding DUF1800 domain-containing protein, translating into MADRAAATSYKPRSYAAVKVLPAAQGHLVGRFSYGTTPALAAQVRKRGGAAKWFTWQLRGTAVKDSTYATTKAWWPDLTRSPESLWKRNVDGVRGGWEVMADYQRWVIARRHQSQQQVLETMTQFWENHLYVPTNGEQWFVHRVSYGETIRKHALGRFENLLHATITHPAMLLYLDNATSTAARPNENLGRELLELHTVGRGRFTEADVKSSARILTGWYVDMWKTWKPSYRPDMHATGPVKVKGFSHANRSADGREVTRLYLRYLARHPDTARRIATKLVTKFVGDTPQPALVDKLAKVYLKNNTAIAPVLQALVASKQFKAAAGKKVRDPIEDVVATYRALGVKVARPTTANSAANAVLWQAQSVGATPFGWPRPDGTPIDNTSWSSTSRVIASLSMHYSMSGGWWPKERATHRTPKSWVPKSGMRLDELVDHLSRSILHRPSTSRLLQACCEATALKPHERIGHDHALVRWGMPRLLTTVLDSPDFFRR; encoded by the coding sequence ATGGCTGACCGGGCTGCCGCCACCTCCTACAAGCCGCGCTCGTACGCGGCCGTCAAGGTGCTGCCCGCAGCCCAGGGCCACCTGGTGGGGCGCTTCTCCTACGGCACGACGCCCGCGCTGGCTGCCCAGGTCCGCAAGCGCGGTGGCGCAGCCAAGTGGTTCACGTGGCAGCTCAGGGGCACCGCGGTCAAGGACTCCACGTACGCCACCACGAAGGCGTGGTGGCCCGACCTCACGCGCAGCCCCGAGTCGCTGTGGAAGCGCAACGTCGACGGGGTCCGCGGTGGGTGGGAGGTGATGGCCGACTACCAGCGCTGGGTGATCGCGCGGCGCCACCAGTCCCAGCAGCAGGTGCTCGAGACGATGACGCAGTTCTGGGAGAACCACCTCTACGTGCCGACCAACGGTGAGCAGTGGTTCGTGCACCGGGTCTCCTACGGCGAGACGATCCGCAAGCACGCGCTCGGCCGCTTCGAGAACCTGCTTCACGCGACGATCACCCACCCGGCGATGCTGCTCTACCTCGACAACGCCACCTCGACCGCAGCGCGGCCCAACGAGAACCTCGGTCGCGAGCTGCTGGAGCTCCACACGGTGGGGCGCGGCCGCTTCACCGAGGCCGACGTGAAGAGCTCGGCCCGGATCCTCACCGGCTGGTACGTCGACATGTGGAAGACCTGGAAGCCGTCCTACCGCCCCGACATGCACGCGACCGGCCCGGTGAAGGTCAAGGGTTTCAGCCACGCCAACCGCTCCGCCGACGGGCGCGAGGTCACCCGGCTCTACCTGCGCTACCTGGCCCGCCACCCCGACACCGCTCGACGGATCGCCACGAAGTTGGTCACCAAGTTCGTCGGCGACACCCCGCAGCCGGCGCTGGTCGACAAGCTCGCGAAGGTCTACCTCAAGAACAACACCGCCATCGCACCGGTGCTGCAGGCTCTGGTCGCGTCGAAGCAGTTCAAGGCGGCCGCCGGCAAGAAGGTGCGCGACCCGATCGAGGACGTGGTGGCCACCTACCGTGCCCTCGGGGTGAAGGTCGCCCGGCCCACGACCGCGAACTCGGCCGCCAACGCCGTGCTCTGGCAGGCCCAGTCGGTCGGCGCCACCCCTTTCGGCTGGCCCCGCCCCGACGGCACACCGATCGACAACACCTCGTGGTCGTCGACGTCGCGCGTCATCGCCTCGCTGAGCATGCACTACTCGATGTCGGGCGGGTGGTGGCCCAAGGAGCGCGCCACCCACCGCACGCCGAAGTCGTGGGTGCCGAAGTCGGGGATGCGTCTCGACGAGCTCGTCGACCACCTCTCGCGCAGCATCCTGCACCGGCCCTCGACCTCCCGGCTCCTGCAGGCCTGCTGCGAGGCCACCGCCCTCAAGCCCCACGAGCGCATCGGCCACGACCACGCACTGGTGAGGTGGGGCATGCCCCGCCTGCTGACCACCGTGCTCGACTCCCCCGACTTCTTCCGGCGGTGA
- a CDS encoding amino acid deaminase/aldolase, producing MTETSWVERNQLWTRLRRAVEQHPEPLPTPLAVVDLDAFDANAADLVRRAAGVPIRVASKSLRVPALISRALAEPGFAGVLSYTVAEALWLHEEGVSDDLLVAYPSVDRGALGRLTASEPAAAAVTVMVDDPAHLDVIHASRRGDAEVRVAVDIDAGLRMAGRHVGPKRSPLHDADDVLALAREVADRPGFRLVGVMTYEGQVAGLPDDVPGQRARSAVVRRLKQVSLHQLRERRQHLAAALAEVAPLEFWNAGGSGSLESSGADAAVTELTAGSGLLVPGLFDHYKAFAPRPAAFFGLPVTRRPSPTIATVHGGGLIASGVPGPDREPRPWAPPGLSLTTLEGASEVQTPLTGHPASGLAIGDLVWFRHAKSGELFEHVTTAHLVRGDRIVDSVPSYRGRGQAF from the coding sequence GTGACCGAAACGTCCTGGGTCGAGCGCAACCAGCTCTGGACCCGCCTGCGGCGCGCCGTCGAGCAGCACCCCGAGCCCCTCCCGACTCCCCTCGCCGTCGTGGACCTCGACGCCTTCGACGCCAACGCCGCCGACCTCGTACGCCGGGCGGCCGGAGTCCCGATCAGAGTCGCCTCCAAGTCGTTGCGCGTGCCCGCCCTGATCAGCCGTGCCCTCGCCGAGCCCGGTTTCGCCGGAGTCCTCTCCTACACCGTCGCCGAGGCGCTGTGGTTGCACGAGGAGGGCGTCAGTGACGACCTGCTCGTCGCCTACCCCAGCGTCGACCGCGGCGCCCTCGGACGTCTCACCGCGTCGGAGCCGGCCGCGGCCGCCGTCACCGTGATGGTCGACGACCCCGCCCACCTGGACGTGATCCACGCCAGCCGCCGGGGCGACGCGGAGGTCCGGGTCGCCGTCGACATCGACGCCGGCCTGCGGATGGCCGGGCGGCACGTCGGCCCCAAGCGCTCGCCGCTGCACGACGCGGACGACGTCCTGGCCCTCGCCCGCGAGGTCGCCGACCGGCCGGGCTTCCGGCTCGTCGGCGTGATGACCTACGAGGGTCAGGTGGCCGGGCTGCCCGACGACGTCCCGGGGCAGCGCGCCCGGTCGGCAGTCGTGCGCCGGCTCAAGCAGGTCTCGCTGCACCAGTTGCGGGAGCGTCGCCAGCACCTGGCCGCCGCCCTGGCCGAGGTCGCACCGCTGGAGTTCTGGAACGCCGGCGGGTCTGGGTCGCTCGAGTCGAGCGGTGCGGACGCCGCCGTCACCGAGCTGACCGCCGGGTCGGGCCTGCTGGTGCCCGGCCTCTTCGACCACTACAAGGCGTTCGCCCCGCGGCCGGCTGCCTTCTTCGGCCTGCCGGTGACGCGCCGTCCCTCCCCCACCATCGCCACCGTGCACGGCGGTGGCCTGATCGCCTCCGGCGTGCCGGGCCCCGACCGGGAGCCGCGGCCCTGGGCACCGCCCGGCCTCTCCCTCACCACGCTGGAGGGCGCCAGCGAGGTGCAGACCCCGTTGACGGGCCACCCCGCCTCGGGCCTGGCCATCGGCGACCTGGTCTGGTTCCGCCACGCCAAGTCGGGTGAGCTCTTCGAGCACGTCACCACGGCCCACCTGGTGCGTGGCGACCGGATCGTCGACTCCGTCCCGAGCTACCGCGGCCGGGGCCAGGCCTTCTGA